The DNA segment GCGGCTCCAACATCGACCTCATTGAGAAGTATTTCAAAAGAACCTATTCGGAGACCTGTGAAACACCGAAAGAATGTTTCAGACTGATGCCTGAGATCATCAGCAGCATTGAGTATATGCACGGCAACATCCTGCAGCCGTTGGTACTCAAGGGGATCAGCAACCTCGATTTTATTTTCTGCAGAAATCTGCTGATGTACATGTCAAAAAAGGCGGCAGACCAGATAGCACTCAGTTTATGGGAAGCGCTTGCTGATGACGGATATCTCTTTATCGGCCAGTCAGAGACCTTACGAAAGAGGGACGATCTTTTTGAGCCGATGAGTTTCCCGGGTGTGACCATTTACCGGAAGAACCGGTCGGCCGCAGCTGTCTGATCCGGGAAAAAGACCGTTGCAAAGTTCTACAGAAATATCAGAACTGACATCATGGCAACTGACCAGAGCACGTCTATCGGCAGATGATTTAGTGCCGTTGAATCGAACAGAAGGTCTGCCCTTGCTTCCCATTCATCATCAGCAAGCCAGAGGATGAGCGTAACCGGAATATGAGCAAACGGCAAGAGCTCGATCGCGACATCGCCGTATTCAACCGCCCTGCCCCCATGCAAGAGCCCCCGCTCCCTGAACGCCCTCCTGTCGTGAGCATATTTCTTTGCAATACTGTCCAGAGGAAGGACATGAGATCCGCGAAAGAAGATATCACCACCCGTCATGCCTGACGGCTTGACCAGCATGCCGGCAGGCCTCACATCAGAGGCCTTCACCATATACCAGAGCAGTGAAAGCACAAAAAAATAGCGCAGACGCGTCAGAAAGATCTCGCCCTCAGGCTCAAGATTCAGGATGATCTTCTTCTGGGGATCTACGGAAAACAGGGTACCAAAGGCCGGAAGATCGTATATCTTACTGCGATCGTTATACTGTGCACCGGTTCGTCTGCAGACATCATCAGGCAAAAGTCCTGCAAGGATCTCCCACGCCTTGTCCTCACCTGATATGATCTCAGCCATAGCTCATTATACGACAGAATCAGGGATCATGAACACGTTTTATATTCTGAGAAACAGATGAGCCTGAGGCGCCAGAATCAGGCGTTTGAAACAAAGTAAAGCCATGCGTGGTATTATTCAGACATGAAGATCGTCGCACAGAACAGGAAGGCTTTTCATGATTATTTCATAGAAGAGACCCTTGAGGCCGGGATGGTGCTGACCGGCACTGAGGTCAAGTCTCTTAGAGATGCAAAGGCCAACCTGATGGACAGCTATGTGCTGATCAAAGATAATGAGGTTTTCCTCTTCAATTGCCACATCAGTCCTTACACGCACGGCAATATCATGAACCATGATCCGGTAAGAACGCGCAAGCTCCTGCTCCACAAGAAAGAATTGGCGAAACTGCAGGCAAAGGCCGCCCAAAAGGGATATTCCGTCATACCGCTCAAGATCTACTTCAAGAATGGCCGTGCAAAGACAGAGATCGGGCTGGCCAAGGGCAAGAAGCAGTATGAGAAGCGGGAGACGATAAAGAAGAAAGAGGCTGACCGCGAGATCCAGCGAGCCATGCGATCGAGGAACAAGGACTGAGGGCAAAGATAAGGCTGAGGCAAGATCAAGGTCAAGATTAAGGTCGAGGTTTGGGTTCAAGGCCAAGGGCAAGCTTGTGCATGACTCGAGGTTTGGGTTCAAGGCCGAGGGCAAGCTTGTGCATGACCCGCTGTGTTATACTATATATGATCAAAGAGTTCAGTAACTCGACCTTGGCCTTAACCTGTTTTATACGGGGGCGAATGGTCTCGACGGGGGTTATGAGACTCATGTTGCATGTCGTGGCTCCATCCCCACGTAAAAAGATGGAACAAACACAAACGCCAATAACGAACTGGCACTCGCTGCTTAATTAAGCAGCACGCTCCTTTGGGATTGTCTGCGACCCTTAGACAGCGTCAATCAGCGGGCTGGCCTTCAGGTGCGCTCCCTGCCTGAAGGCGAGACGAAGGGAGATAGGGATTCAGGAAGCCTGTCAGCCGGCGAACTGGGTCCTGAAGCTGAAAATGACTGACTACACATGTAGAAGCATGAGAGTAGTACTTTCGGACGCGGGTTCGATTCCCGCCGCCTCCACCAGTAATAAAACCCTCTAATCTCGGCACCTTCAGCAAGGCTGTCCGTGCGGTGATGCAGGGATAGTTTTCCATCTCTCTGTCGCCTCTCTCTTCATTACAAACCAACCCTGAGCGCTGCCTTCAGCGTTTTTTTCAAGATGAATAAAAATCTGCAGATACTCGCTGTGGCGCAAAGTCTGAATATTGCAAAACCGCGTGGTTATATGGAAAATGTATAGTATTATGAAAAAGGGCTTATATATCACGCTAATCCTGTTGTGCGTATCGGCATCCGTTGCTGCCGAGCGGACGGCTGAGGTGCTCCTGAGGTTCAGCAGGCAGGATACTGTCATAAAGATCGTGCTCGAATCAGATGAAAACGTGATCCGTAATGCAAACATAACAGCCTCTGCAGCAGGCGTAAAGATTGATTTCATCTCTCCCTTTGACTTGAAGAAACCACAGGATTTCATGTTCGAGACTGCAAGAGACGCACACACACTGACGATCAAATTCAAAGATGTTACTGATGCAAAAACATATAAGCTCTCTTCGCCAGCAAGGATCGTCCTTGAGTTAAAGGTAAAGCCCCAGGACCCGGGGCAAAAGCAGCAGGGGCAGAATGAGCCGCAGAAACAGCAGAAAGATACCGGCACTGCACCTCAAAAGACCCTGCCTCCTTCACCGCAGCAGTCAACGCAAAAAGCAGCCGATGCCGGCAAGCCACAGGGACAGCCGCAATCAACACAGAAGTCGCCTGAGCCGGTCAAGACGCCGGACAGGGCACTTAAGTTCAGCACGCTCGTCATTGACCCCGGTCATGGAGGCTATGATTACGGTATAGATAAACAGGAGCTTAAGGAAAAAGAGATCAGCCTGAACATCGCCAAAGACCTTGCCGGCACGCTTCAGAAAAAAGGGCTTAAGGTTCTCCTGACGCGCAGGGTGGACCAGGCCCTTCCTCTTGGAGAGCGGATCAATATCAGCAACAGCAAGCCGCCAGACCTTTTCATTACGATCCATGCCACGCTGTCTGACAAGTTCGTCATCACAACGGCAACTGCTGACGAGGGTCCTGTTGATGCGGCGATCAGGCCCTACAAGCTCTCTGCCCGCCAAACCCGTCACCTTGACAAGAGCAGGGCCGCGGCAAAAGCCCTTGCTGAAGCCCTGAAGACGGAATTCAAGACCGAGACCATCGCGAGAGAGCTTCCGCTGCCGATCCTTACGTCTATCGATGCGGCCGCAGTTCTCATAGAATACCCCCTGGCCGGACAAAAGACCTATGATCAAAAGGAGCGTGACAGACTTATCAATGCCATAATAAAGGGGCTGGCCGGATATGAATAACAGGACTGTCTGGATAGTCCTGATCGTCGTCTTCTTCATGGTCGGCGCTGCAGGCAGCTACGTTTTCATGAGATATTTCGGACCCGCGCAAAACCAGCCTTTGCAGAACGAAGCTCAGACGGGGTCAGTTGAGGGGCAGGATCTTATGGTCATCAGACTCTTTTTGCCGATGAGCGGAAAGCTTGAGATGATTGAGAAGAAACTCCCGAAAAGGACTAAGAACATTGCCATTGCAGAGGCGGTGATCGAGGAATTTTTCAAGACACCGGCAAACGGCTCACCTGTTCCGCAGGGCGTGAAGGTGTTAGGTATATACCGGGATGCAGATCTGAATCTTTATCTTGATCTTTCTGATGAACTGAGAAGAAACTTCCAGGGCGATGCCCTCGCCGAGTTTCTTGTCCTGAAAGGCATGCATGACAGTCTGCTGGCAAATCTGCAGGATTTTCAGGATCTGAAGATCCTTGTTGAGGGAAAAGAGATCGAGTCCTTCGGCAGCCACGTTTACCTGAAGTATCCTCTGAAAAGCACCCTCCTCGGCGAACCAAGGGCAGAAGGCAAGCCTGCTCATGACTGAGAAACAGAGGCCGATCGGTATTTTTGATTCAGGGATCGGCGGCCTTACCGTATTAAAAGAGATATTCAGCAAGCTCCCGAACGAAAACACCATTTATCTCGGCGACACCGCGCGGGTCCCCTATGGTATCCGTTCGCCTGAGACGGTTACCCGCTATTCGTTCGAAAACACCAGATTCCTGTCATCAAAGGATGTAAAGATACTCGTCATTGCCTGCAACACTGCATCGTCTGTCAGTCTTGACGCTGTTCGCAGGAATTTTCCGGTTCCTGTGGTCGGCGTTATCGAGCCAGGAGCAAAGGCTGCCGTTGCAGCCACCGTAAAGAAAAAAATAGGCGTGATCGGCACAGATGCCACGGTCAGAAGCGGCTCGTACACCCGGGCGATCAAGGCGATCGATGCATCGATCGACGTGTTCGGCATTCCCTGCCCTCTGTTTGTTCCGCTTGTGGAGGAAGGCTGGATGGACGATCAGATAACAGAGATGATCGCTGAGCGTTATCTGTCTGATATGAAGAAAAAGGATATTGATACGCTGGTCTTGGGATGCACGCACTACCCGCTCCTGAAGCAGGTGCTTTCAAGGGTCATGGGAAACAGGGTGAGCCTGATCGACTCGGCGATCGAAACAGCTGATACGATCAGCGCTATTCTTGATGCTCAGGGGCTGCTGAACATGCAGGGGCAGCAGGTCAGGCATGAGTTCTATGTAACAGACTCTCCTCAGAAGTTTCTCTCTGTCGGGGAACGATTCCTCGGCAGGGCCATAGAGAACATTGAGAAGATACAACTTGAGATGGAGGTTTAGAGATGAGGCCTGACAACAGAAAGAACGACCAGCTGAGAAGCATTAAGATAACAAGAAATTTTATTGATACTGCCGAAGGTTCGGTATTGATCGAGCTGGGCAAGACAAGGGTCATCTGTACCGCATCGATCGAAGAGAGGGTTCCGCAGTTCCTGAAGGACAAGGGCACCGGCTGGGTGACCGCTGAATATGCCATGCTGCCGCGGGCAACGTCAACGAGGACAACGCGGGAGTCTTCGACCGGCCGAGTCGGCGGACGAACGCATGAGATCCAGCGTCTTATCGGCAGAGCGCTCCGTTCCGTTGTCAACCTTGGCGCAGTCGGCCAGAGATCGTTCTGGATAGACTGCGATGTTATCAGGGCTGATGGCGGCACCAGAACCGCTGCCATTACCGGCGCTTATGTATGCCTGCATGACGCGTTCACGTATGCGGTGAAGAAGGGCCTGATTGAAAAACATCCGATCAAAGACTCTCTGGCTGCCATTAGCGTCGGGGTGGTCAAAGGGCAGCCTGTTTTAGACCTTTGCTATGAGGAAGACTCTGCCGCAGATGTGGATATGAACATTGTTATGACAGGGAACGGCAATCTCGTCGAGGTCCAGGGCACCGCTGAAGGTTCACCTTTCTCTTTCCAGACCATGGAGCAATTGTTGGGTCTTGCAAAACAGGGCATCGGCACTCTCATCGCACTTCAGAATGACCTTCTGCGGTCAGAAGCCTTATCAGTGTCTCAGTAGAAGATTAACGCCGAAATAGTAATCCTTAAGTTACGGGTGCATCATAACTCTTAATGGTTACCCTGAAATACAACTATTGATCGGTTTTCACACCCATTTCTATGGCTGAAATTAAGTCTTCCCCTGTGGTAAAATATGCAGAATTTACGGAGGTGACTTTGAACGCTTACAGAAGTCTATTTATATGGCTCTTGATCGGCATCATGATCATACTGCTTTTTAATCTGCTTAATACGCCAAAGAAAACACAGGAAGAAATGATCTTTTCCGAGTTCACGACAAAACTTGAGGAAGGCCAGATGGAAGAGGTCGTCATCAAGGAAAGCGAGCGGCTGCTCACCGGCCGGCTGAAAGATGGGACGAAATTCAAGGTCTATTTCCCTGATGACCCTGAAGTATACAAGAGCCTCAGAGCCCTTAAAGTAAAAACTACGGTCAAACCTGCGGACCAAAGCCCATGGTATGTTAATTTTTTCTTCACCTGGGGGCCGATCATCTTCATAGCCGTTGTCTGGATCTTCTTCATGCGTCAGATGCAGAGCGGCGGCAACAAGGCAATGTCCTTTGGAAAATCGAAGGCAAGACTTGTTTCGGAAAAATCGGTAAAGATCACCTTCGCTGATGTTGCAGGCGTGGACGAGGCAAAGACCGAGGTCCAGGAGATCATCGACTTTCTGAAAGACCCGAACAAATTCACCAAACTGGGCGGAAAAATTCCCCGGGGCGTGCTGCTTGTCGGTTCTCCGGGAACAGGAAAGACCCTGCTGGCAAGGGCAATCGCCGGCGAAGCAGGCGTGCCGTTCTTCAGCATCAGCGGCTCTGATTTTGTCGAAATGTTCGTGGGTGTCGGCGCATCCCGCGTGCGCGATCTTTTTGAACAGGCAAAGAAAAGTGCCCCCTGCATCATCTTCATTGACGAGATCGATGCGGTCGGCAGGCACAGGGGTGCAGGTCTCGGCGGCGGCCACGACGAGCGGGAGCAGACGCTCAACCAGCTCCTCGTCGAAATGGACGGATTTGAAGGAAATGAGGGGATCATTATTATTGCGGCAACGAACAGGCCGGATGTGCTTGACCCTGCGCTGCTGAGACCGGGCAGGTTCGACCGCCAGGTTGTCGTGCCTCATCCTGATGTCAAGGGCAGACTTGAGATACTAAAGGTGCATACCCGGAAGATCCCGCTCAGCGAGAATGTCGATCTTGATAAAATTGCCCGGGGCACGCCCGGTTTCTCCGGCGCTGATCTTGCCAATCTCGTAAATGAGGCTGCCTTACTCGCTGCCCGGGTATCCAAGACAACGGTTGAGAATGATGATTTTGAGGCGGCGAAAGACAAGGTCCTGATGGGCGTCGAAAGAAAAAGCATGATCATCAGCGATGAGGAGAAGAAAAATACTGCCTATCACGAGGCAGGTCATGCGCTGGTGGCTAAGCTCACGCCGGGGACCGATCCAGTGCATAAGGTAAGTATCATTCCCCGCGGCCGTGCGCTTGGCATTACTCAGCAGCTGCCCATGGATGACAAATATACCTATTCGAAGGATTATCTTATGAAGAGGCTCTATGTGCTGCTGGGCGGCAGGGCTGCTGAAGAGATCATGCTGAACCAGATGACGACCGGCGCAGGCAATGACATCGAACGGGCCACTGACCTGGCGCGCAAAATGGTGACCTCGTGG comes from the Nitrospirota bacterium genome and includes:
- the smpB gene encoding SsrA-binding protein SmpB, yielding MKIVAQNRKAFHDYFIEETLEAGMVLTGTEVKSLRDAKANLMDSYVLIKDNEVFLFNCHISPYTHGNIMNHDPVRTRKLLLHKKELAKLQAKAAQKGYSVIPLKIYFKNGRAKTEIGLAKGKKQYEKRETIKKKEADREIQRAMRSRNKD
- a CDS encoding GerMN domain-containing protein, with translation MNNRTVWIVLIVVFFMVGAAGSYVFMRYFGPAQNQPLQNEAQTGSVEGQDLMVIRLFLPMSGKLEMIEKKLPKRTKNIAIAEAVIEEFFKTPANGSPVPQGVKVLGIYRDADLNLYLDLSDELRRNFQGDALAEFLVLKGMHDSLLANLQDFQDLKILVEGKEIESFGSHVYLKYPLKSTLLGEPRAEGKPAHD
- a CDS encoding DUF3786 domain-containing protein is translated as MAEIISGEDKAWEILAGLLPDDVCRRTGAQYNDRSKIYDLPAFGTLFSVDPQKKIILNLEPEGEIFLTRLRYFFVLSLLWYMVKASDVRPAGMLVKPSGMTGGDIFFRGSHVLPLDSIAKKYAHDRRAFRERGLLHGGRAVEYGDVAIELLPFAHIPVTLILWLADDEWEARADLLFDSTALNHLPIDVLWSVAMMSVLIFL
- a CDS encoding glutamate racemase; amino-acid sequence: MTEKQRPIGIFDSGIGGLTVLKEIFSKLPNENTIYLGDTARVPYGIRSPETVTRYSFENTRFLSSKDVKILVIACNTASSVSLDAVRRNFPVPVVGVIEPGAKAAVAATVKKKIGVIGTDATVRSGSYTRAIKAIDASIDVFGIPCPLFVPLVEEGWMDDQITEMIAERYLSDMKKKDIDTLVLGCTHYPLLKQVLSRVMGNRVSLIDSAIETADTISAILDAQGLLNMQGQQVRHEFYVTDSPQKFLSVGERFLGRAIENIEKIQLEMEV
- a CDS encoding ATP-dependent metallopeptidase FtsH/Yme1/Tma family protein, yielding MAEIKSSPVVKYAEFTEVTLNAYRSLFIWLLIGIMIILLFNLLNTPKKTQEEMIFSEFTTKLEEGQMEEVVIKESERLLTGRLKDGTKFKVYFPDDPEVYKSLRALKVKTTVKPADQSPWYVNFFFTWGPIIFIAVVWIFFMRQMQSGGNKAMSFGKSKARLVSEKSVKITFADVAGVDEAKTEVQEIIDFLKDPNKFTKLGGKIPRGVLLVGSPGTGKTLLARAIAGEAGVPFFSISGSDFVEMFVGVGASRVRDLFEQAKKSAPCIIFIDEIDAVGRHRGAGLGGGHDEREQTLNQLLVEMDGFEGNEGIIIIAATNRPDVLDPALLRPGRFDRQVVVPHPDVKGRLEILKVHTRKIPLSENVDLDKIARGTPGFSGADLANLVNEAALLAARVSKTTVENDDFEAAKDKVLMGVERKSMIISDEEKKNTAYHEAGHALVAKLTPGTDPVHKVSIIPRGRALGITQQLPMDDKYTYSKDYLMKRLYVLLGGRAAEEIMLNQMTTGAGNDIERATDLARKMVTSWGMSEKLGPVTFGKKEEHIFLGREMGQHKDYSEKTAVDIDDEVRRFVSEAYVVAKGLLEKNVDILEAFARKLLEIETMDGPDIDAMIALVHKPKESQAAECGDTSCTGLA
- a CDS encoding N-acetylmuramoyl-L-alanine amidase gives rise to the protein MKKGLYITLILLCVSASVAAERTAEVLLRFSRQDTVIKIVLESDENVIRNANITASAAGVKIDFISPFDLKKPQDFMFETARDAHTLTIKFKDVTDAKTYKLSSPARIVLELKVKPQDPGQKQQGQNEPQKQQKDTGTAPQKTLPPSPQQSTQKAADAGKPQGQPQSTQKSPEPVKTPDRALKFSTLVIDPGHGGYDYGIDKQELKEKEISLNIAKDLAGTLQKKGLKVLLTRRVDQALPLGERINISNSKPPDLFITIHATLSDKFVITTATADEGPVDAAIRPYKLSARQTRHLDKSRAAAKALAEALKTEFKTETIARELPLPILTSIDAAAVLIEYPLAGQKTYDQKERDRLINAIIKGLAGYE
- the rph gene encoding ribonuclease PH, producing MRPDNRKNDQLRSIKITRNFIDTAEGSVLIELGKTRVICTASIEERVPQFLKDKGTGWVTAEYAMLPRATSTRTTRESSTGRVGGRTHEIQRLIGRALRSVVNLGAVGQRSFWIDCDVIRADGGTRTAAITGAYVCLHDAFTYAVKKGLIEKHPIKDSLAAISVGVVKGQPVLDLCYEEDSAADVDMNIVMTGNGNLVEVQGTAEGSPFSFQTMEQLLGLAKQGIGTLIALQNDLLRSEALSVSQ